TTGCCATCGTTTCGATGAAAAAAAGCCCCAGATGCGAGGTGTTAATGCCAAGGCTAAAAGCCCCCGCTTTGTTTACATGTAAAGCGTTTTCGATCTTTTTATCCCAATGATAGGGCAAAAGCGTGTCGGCATGTAAAAAAAGAAGCATTTTTCCTCGTGCCTTTCGCGCCCCCTCATTCATCTGCGTACTTCTGCCTTTAGACGAAAAAGCGACACGAACAGCACTTACATGTAAACGCTCCACGGTGGTTTTTTCATGCGTGTCAACCACGATGATTTCGTAGTTTTGGGCGTGTGCCATCGCTTTGAGATGGAAAAGCGTGTGAAGCAGTGTCTCATCTTCATGATAGACAGGAATGATGACACTGATGCGCGGAAGGTCGCTTAAAATGTCCTGCGCGAACTTGCTTAGAGGCGAGAGTTTTTCTTTACATGTAAACGCGCGCAAGTCCTCTAACGTGTCGATGTCACGCAGCATTTCTCCTTTGGCGACACGAAGAGGCGAGAGTTTTAAAAGCGTGTTGGCATAGACATCGCTTTGACTGTAGGTGATGCCCTCAAACGCCTCTTTGCAAAAAGTGTGTGCGTGAAAACCGATGAGGTAGTAGCCGCCATCTTCCGTGGGGGAAAGGATCGCATCATGGTTGCAAAGATGGGTAAATGCCTCTTCTAAAAGGCGCCCATCTACGTCAGGAATGTCTGAACCCACTAAAATCGCACGTTTATAGCCTTTGGCAAACACTGCTTCAAAAGCGTTTTTCATACGCTCGCCTAAGTCGTTTCCACTTTGGTAAAAAAGTGATTTTTCCTCCAAATATGAGGGCAAAGCGGTGCGCTCTTCATCATCGTACGCTACGATGACATCGGTGTTTTGTGGCACGGTGAGGTTCAAAAGGTGTTCACACATCAAGCAGTAAAGTGTGGTCGCATTGTCGGTTCCAAGACCTTCTGCCAGACGTGTTTTAACACGCCCAAGAACCGGCGCTTTCATAAAAAAGATCAGTGCGTTTTGACGCATAAATGCCGCTCCACAACCTCGATAAAATCTTCAAAACGCTTTACATGTAAAAAGGATTCAACCAATTCAATGCTCAGTTTTTCGCACAGCACGTACGCTTTGGTTTTAGCTTCCAATGGCTCAATTGCTTCCAGCGGTTTGGCTTTGGCAGGTACGACCAAACGGCGCGAAAGTTCAGTGCCACAAAACCCAATGCTGTGTTGGATGATGTGCAAAGGCACGCTCTGCATGTTCGTTTCAAACGCTTTCCACAGTGCGCGAACGATGGGCTGAAACTGAACGGGTTTGTGCATAAAGCAGTTGTAAATCTCCCCAAAAAGGATGTGCGCCAACAGCGTGCCGATGTCAAATCCTAACGGTCCCCAAAAGGAGAATTCTGCGTCGATGATGGCGAGATTTTCATGTTTGATCATCACCGAGCCTGTATGCAAATCGCCGTGAATCAGACACTCTTTTTCGTTTTGAAACAGGTTTAAAAGCACGTCAATATTTTCTAGGAAAGTCGCACTTTTAGGCGCAGGGTTAAAGTATGAAGGCAGCATTAACGCAGGGTGGTTTTCAATGTATGGAAAAATGAAAATATACTCTTCGCTAATGCGCTTGAGTGTGGTATTTTCATAGTAATTCGCTTCGTGTTTAGGAGGCGCTTTCGTGTAAAGTGTTGCTAAAAATGCGCCCAGTTTGGCGTACAAGGAGAGCGCAATAAACTGATCGAACTGCGCTGTTTGCAAGAGTTTATAGCCCACAAGATCTTCCATCGCAAAGCAAAAAGAGGCTTCATCGAGGTGGTAAAGCGTTGGAATGAGTGAGGGAGCAATGCTTTTAAAGTAGCCAAGCGTGTGCATCTCGACGCAAATACGGTTCTGCGGAAGCGGAAAGTCTTTGCCCAAAAGCCTAAGATAGGGTGCGGCGTATTTGAGAATGAGCGAAGTGCCGCTTTGATCGCTGATGCGAAAGATAAAATTTAAATTACCATCGCCTATCTCTTCCACGCGTAAAGGTGGGTTTTGAAAAAAAGCGTTTAAAGCCGTTGTACGGTCGATGTAGCTTCGTATCTTATTTTCAGTCTGCACGATTAAAATCCTTACATGTAAAAGCGCCATTATAGCAAAACCAGTCAATAAACATTGACCATGTTAACCTTTTTCTAAGTCACAATAGCTTATGATAACACCCAAATCATGTAACGGCTTAAGGTTTAAGCGTACATCAAAATGACATGACACTGCTCTTTTTGATATATTGGACTTCTTTCATAACCCCTTACATGTAAACATTTCCCTTAGGAGAATCGATGAAACTCTCTTCATTGTTAGCGTTATCCATTGCAGCATTATTGCTTATTGGATGTGGCGGAAAAGTTGAGCCAAAGGCTAAATACAACTACATTACGGCAGAGGAAACGGCAAAGTTGATGCGTGAGGACGCTTCTAAAATCGTGCTTATAGACATTCAAGAGAAAAAAGATTTTGAGGAAGAGCACTTAAAAGGTGCGCTTGAAACGTATGCGTACCCTGTTAAAACCGAGGATGAAAAAGCGCGACTTGCGGCATTGCTTCCTCAGATTAAACCTGATCAAAAAGTGATTATCGTCTGCCCAAGAGGCGGTGGAGGAGCAGATCGCGCGTATGACTTTTACCTTGAAAAAGGGCTCAAAAAAGAGCAACTCTTAACGCTCAAAGACGGTCAATACGGTTGGCCTCGCGATAAAATCAAAGACGTTTTAGCCGTCAGCAAATAATGCTCAAACCCTCTAAAATCGCGATACTGCTCTTATGCGGTGTCGCACTTACCCTTTTTTTCATCTGCCCTCAGACACGCCATTACTTTTTTGAGTTGATTGCCCTGTTTCAAAGCCTCGACATTGAAACTATCAAAGCGTACATTCTCTCTTTTGGCATGTTAGCACCGCTCATCTCGTTTTTACTGATGGTGTTTCAAGCTATACTAGCCCCTTTGCCTGCGTTTCTCATCACCTTTGCCAATGCGGCATTGTTTGGCTGGGTATACGGAGCTGCACTTTCATGGTTTAGTGCTATGGTTGGAGCACTGTTATGTTTTTACATCGCCAAGTTTTTGGGGCGCGAGGTGGTCGAAAAACTGACGAGTAAAATGGCGTTGGAGAGTGTGGATGCTTTTTTTGAGCGTCATGGAGCCTACGCGATTGTGATCGCACGATTGCTTCCGTTTATCTCGTTTGATGTGGTCAGTTACGCCGCAGGGTTGACTTCGATGAGACTGAGCTCTTTTTTGATTGCGACGGGTTTGGGGCAACTACCTGCAACGCTTGTGTATTCGTACGCTGGGGAGATGCTTAGCGGTGGCGCGAAGACGATCGTTTATGGACTCTTGATTTTGTTTTCCGTTTCTATTTTGGTCTATCTGATCAAGCGAGTGTATCGTGGAAAGTGAGATTAACGCGTATGAAAAGGCGTGCGTAGATTGCAGAAGCTGTATGAAGGGCTGTCCAATGCTCTACGGCTTCACCATCTCGCCCAAAAAATTGCTGAGCAAATTCACGACAGAACTTCCGACAAGCGATATGGCATTTGCCTGTGCCAACTGCGGACTCTGCGCGCACATGTGCCCACAAGACATCGACTTTGGAAAGGTGTTCACCGCTTCTAAAACAACGTTTGCAGATGATAAAAACGTGTTGAAAAAATACGGCTATGGTGCGGTCATCTTCCACCAAAAAAGTAGTTTTTCAAGACTTTTTTCTACTACAAAAAAGTTTACAACGGGAGAGTACACCCATATGGCATTTATGCCTGGATGTGCGCTTAGCTCGTACTCTCCTAGTCTTGTTCATAGCGTATTTTCGTATTTGCGTTCCAAATGCTCTGGCATTGGCATCATTCAACAGTGCTGTGGCACGCCCACACGCATGATGGGCGATATGGCGCAGTTTAAAACGTACCACTCTCAGCTTGAGCGTGATCTTGAAAAAATGGGTGCAACGACCGTTGTGACGGCATGCGAAAACTGCTTTATGAGCCTCAAAACGTACGCGCCACACATTAAGATCGTCTCACTCTATTCACTATTAGCCCAAATTGGACTGCCCGAAGCGGCAAAAGCACGCCATAAAAATGCGCCCAAAATGGCACTGCATGACCCGTGTCCGACGCGCTATGAAAAAGAGATTCACCAAGATGTGCGCACGCTTTTAGCACAGATGGGACAGCCTTTTGAAGAGTTCAAACAGAATCGTGAAAAAACGCTCTGTTGTGGCAGTGGTGGCATGTTGGAGCTGACCCATTCGGGCTTGGCGCATGAGCAGATGCGTTCTCGTGCCCATCAAACCGAGTGCGAGAGCATTGTCAGTTACTGCCAAAGTTGCGCTGAGTCGATGAGCAAAGGGGGTAAAAATGGGGTACATCTACTTGATCTCATCTTTAATCCTGATTTTGCGATGAAACAAGAAGCACAGGGAACGCTTAAAAAATGGTACAACCGTTTTCGTTCACGCCAGAAAATCAGCGCCTTAAAGGATAACGCATAAAAAAGGTCACTCTTTTTTTAGCCTTTGGCATCTTGATGTTTCTCTTTTATAAAACGGGCGTGCTCTCTTACGCGCAAGTCGAATCGATCAAAAGTTTTGTGCTTGGCTTTGGCATCTATGCACCGCTTATCTTCATAATTCTTTTCACGCTCGCACCCCTTATCTTCTTCCCTGATGGTATTTTGGCTCTTGCGGGTGGGCTTATTTTTGGGTTTGCGTGGGGAAGCGTTTACATCATCGTGGGTGCGCTCTGTGGGGGAACTTTGTCCTTTTACCTAGCACGACTGTATGGCAATAAAATGCGCGAAAAATTGGCGCATGAAAAACTGATAAACTTTCAAAAAAGCGTTCAAAAGCATGGATTTGTGATGATTTTACTGTTGCGATTGGTGCCTTTGGTTCCGTTTAACATCATCAGTTACAGCGCAGGGTTTTCAAAGATTCGCTACCGTGATTTTCTCTTCGCAACGCTTTTGGGCATGTTGCCTGGCGTTTTGGTGTACGCGAATATCGGAGCGCAATCGCTGAGTTTTGGAAGCCAAGAGTTTTACATCTCCGTTGGCTTATTGGTCGTGCTTGTGATGGTCTCGATGGTTTTAAAACAACGTGTGAAAAAGAGGTTAGAAGCGTATGAAAAGTAGTTGGCAGAGAATTGTTTTTGAAGAGCGTCCGATTTATGTACACCGCCACAGTGCGGACTGGTTTGTGCCCAATGCACATGCCGACGCGTTATTGCAAAGTGCGGAGAAAAGCCTTGCGTTTGAGCAGTTAAAACACCGCATTTCAGAGCCAAATCCGCGGCATTACACGCCAAAACAAACGTCTAAAACAGCCCTTCACGAGTTTTGGATACACCTCACCAACCGTTGCAATCTTAGCTGTACGCACTGCCTTTTTAGCTCTTCGCCCACCGAAAAAGATACGCTGAGTTTGGAAGAAATTATTTTACATGTAAACGAAGCGTACACCCTTGGCTGTCGGCTTTTTATCATTTCTGGTGGCGAACCGTTGGTGCATCCTGAGTTGTTGGCGTTGGTGGAGTTGATTTTAGCACTCAGCGACACCGAAGTGGTCATCTTGACCAATGGCATGTTACTTGAAAAACTCTTTACATGTAAAGAGTTCCCCACATCTCGTCTGCATTTTCAAATCAGCCTTGATGGACTGCCTAATGAACACGATGCGATTCGTGGACGTGGGAGTTTTGAGAAGCTTGAACGCAACATTGTTTGGCTTCAACAAGCGGGTTATTCGTTCTCACTCTCCGTCTGCTTGCATCCTCTAAATATTCAGAGTTTAGAAGCCATTATTGCGTTGGCAAGTGAACTTCAAGTGGGGCATTTGCATTTCTTGTGGTATTTCTCGCGTGGTCGTGGTGAAAATGAGGGCTTGATAGCGCATGACACGCTTTTTAATGCTCTGATTAATGCCTATGAAAAAGCACAAAATTTAGGCTTAGTTATTGACAATTTTGAAACCTTAAAAACGCAAATTTTTGCCCCAAAAGGCACGGTGCATGACGGCTCTAGTTCAGGACGCAGTTCCATCGCTTTAGGCTACGATGGGCACTTTTACCCGAGTGCGGCGATGGTCGGTGAGAACGCACTTTTAATGGAAGGCAAAAGCATCGACGAAGCGCTTGAAAGTAGGGTGGCTAAAGCGATTGCGTCGCATTCGATTACGTCTCTCACCTCTCCGCTTCGCTTTTTACTCGGAGGAGGCGACTTAGATCACAGTTTTTCCCATGCTAAAACGTTTATGGGCGATGACCCCTATGAACCGCTTTTGGAAAAGCTCGCATTGTGGCTGATTTTTCAAGAAGCGAAGCGGTTTGAGCCTTTACATGTAAAGCCTGCTTTGTGTTTGGAAATGGGCGACATCTTGCAGAGTTGTGGGGCGAACGAGGGCGTGGCACATACCCATGCGAACTGTCTGCTTGCCACAGGCGAGAGCGAGTCGTTGCGCCTTGTCAAAGCCTTTTACCATGACGCGGCATTGGAGAACAAGGAAAGCATCCTCAATCCTGCATGCTACGAAGAGCAGTATCTTGAACAGATCCCTGCGCATTTGCGATTCCGTGGGTACGGCTGTGGCAGTCCTATCTTAGATGCGAAGCTCAAAGAGGGTGAATCCATGCTAGACCTTGGTTCTGGCAGAGGCATTGAGTGCTTCATCGCCGCTAAACTCGTGGGGAAAAGTGGACGTGTTGTGGGTGTCGATATGCTCGAATCCATGCTGAAAATAGCGCGAAGTGGGGCAGAAGAGGTGGCGCAAAGTCTTGGGTATAGCAATCTCACCTTTGCCAAAGGCTACCTTGAAGCACTGCCAGAGGAAGAGGGGAGTTTTGATGTCATCACCTCTAACTGCGTGCTCAACCTTTCCAGTCACAAACGCAAACTCTTCGCGGAGATCTTTCGCGTACTTAAAAAGGGCGGAAGGCTTGTGGTCTCCGATGTCATTTGCGATGAAGAGGCAAGTGCGCTCATCCGCAACGACGCGAAACTAAGCGGCGAGTGCATCGGTGGCGCACTCACACAAGTGCATCTTTTAGGACTGCTTCGTGAGAGTGGTTTTGAGAACATTGCGCTTATCAAACGCTTTTTTTACCGTGAAGTGCAAGGGCATACGTTTTACTCGCTCACGTTTGAGGCACATAAGCCAAGCGAACAAAAACAGGTGGAAGTCATCTACAAAGGTGTGGGCGAAAGCCTAGCATTGGAGAATGGTGTGGTGCTGTTTAAAGGCATCAAAACACACATCGATGAGGCGTTGGCGAAGCGGTTGGAAAACGAGCTGTTTCTACTCGATGAAAAGGGAAATGTCACCAATCAAGAGGGACAAAGCTGTTGTTGTGCGACACCACCTGAATCCAAACCGAGCCTTTTACTCAGTCCCAAACCAACGGCAAAACTCTCTTTTAGTTTAACACCACCAAAACAGCGCCATAACTGCATGGTCTGCTCCTCAGAGCTTGTATATAAAGCAACACTTGAAGAAGCCACATGCTACTACTGCGGAAGTGTGAGTCATCAAAGCGTTACATGTAAAGAGGGTCATTATGTCTGCGATGCGTGTCATGCGAAAGAGGCGCTCAGCGTGATAGAGCACATCTGTGCAACATCCAAAGAGCGCGATATGCTCAAACTGTTTCAGCAGATCCGTGAGCATCCAAGTATTCCAAAACACGGACCAGAGCATCATGCGATGGTGCCAGCCATCATCGTGACAGCCTATAAAAACAGCGGTGGCAAAGTGAGTGAAAGCGCACTTAAAACCGCGATTTCAAGAGGTTCTAGCATTATGGGTGGCGCGTGTGGGTTTTTGGGTATCTGCGGTGCGGCAAGTGGCGTTGGCATCGGCTTTGCCATTCTTTTAGAGTCTTCGCCTGTAGCAAAAAAAGCGCGCTCCTCTGCTCAAAAAGTAACGTACGCCGTACTGGGAAAAATAGCTGAGTACGAAGCAGCGCGCTGTTGCCACAGGGAAGTCTGGACAGCGCTCAACATCGCTTCGTCGCTCTCCGAAACCTTTTTACATGTAAAGCTTTTGGCGCAAATGGAAACGAAATGCGATCAGAAGAGATTCAATCAGTATTGCTACGGAAAAGAGTGCCCGATCTTTTAAATCAATGGGTCTGGTAACGTTTCATAAAAAAATGATGCAACCACAACGAAAAGGCGATGACACCGCTTCCCAAAGCAAGCAAGGTGTAATTGGTCGGTGCTCCCCAAATCAGAAGGTTCATCACCAATCCTGCGGGAACTAAAGCGTTGTTCATGATGCCAAGCACGCCTGCATCGACTTCGCACGCGCCCTTGTTCCACAAAAAATACCCAAGCCCTGAGGCTACGATGCCCAGCCACAGTAAAACGCCCCATTGTGTGAAGGTTGGGGAGAGTTTTTCTGTGTTGCCAAACCATCCAAACGCGACTAAACTGACGATCAAGGCTCCAAAATGAAAGTACCCAAACACATCGCGTTGTGAAATGTCTTGATGCGACTCCATCACTTTTTTATACGCACTTTGCCCGATGGCAAAACAGATATTGGCCCCTTGAACCATCAAAAACCCGGTGATAAACTGCGATGTCACATCGTGATAACGGATGATATACGCTCCCAAAACCGCCACGCCCGTGCTCACAAGGTAGAGGGGTTTAAATTGAGCTTTTAACGCGTCATAAACCAAGGTCACATACATGGGGGTAAAAATGGTAAAAAGAATGACTTCATGCACGGTGAGAAACAAAAAAGATTGGTAGAAAAAGAGGTACATTATGCCTATTTGCACACTGCCGATCAGCATAATTTTAAGCTTTAATTCTGTGGCAATACCTCGAAATTTTGTGAGAG
Above is a genomic segment from Sulfurospirillum halorespirans DSM 13726 containing:
- a CDS encoding TIGR04283 family arsenosugar biosynthesis glycosyltransferase, which encodes MRQNALIFFMKAPVLGRVKTRLAEGLGTDNATTLYCLMCEHLLNLTVPQNTDVIVAYDDEERTALPSYLEEKSLFYQSGNDLGERMKNAFEAVFAKGYKRAILVGSDIPDVDGRLLEEAFTHLCNHDAILSPTEDGGYYLIGFHAHTFCKEAFEGITYSQSDVYANTLLKLSPLRVAKGEMLRDIDTLEDLRAFTCKEKLSPLSKFAQDILSDLPRISVIIPVYHEDETLLHTLFHLKAMAHAQNYEIIVVDTHEKTTVERLHVSAVRVAFSSKGRSTQMNEGARKARGKMLLFLHADTLLPYHWDKKIENALHVNKAGAFSLGINTSHLGLFFIETMANLRTQITKIPYGDQAHFFQASFFKTLGGYAQIALMEDVEIMKRLKKRGQKITLIKSKVFTSPRRWHKEGIFYVTLRNRTLSFLYWLGVSPTKFSRFYTPHHKN
- a CDS encoding phosphotransferase, whose amino-acid sequence is MQTENKIRSYIDRTTALNAFFQNPPLRVEEIGDGNLNFIFRISDQSGTSLILKYAAPYLRLLGKDFPLPQNRICVEMHTLGYFKSIAPSLIPTLYHLDEASFCFAMEDLVGYKLLQTAQFDQFIALSLYAKLGAFLATLYTKAPPKHEANYYENTTLKRISEEYIFIFPYIENHPALMLPSYFNPAPKSATFLENIDVLLNLFQNEKECLIHGDLHTGSVMIKHENLAIIDAEFSFWGPLGFDIGTLLAHILFGEIYNCFMHKPVQFQPIVRALWKAFETNMQSVPLHIIQHSIGFCGTELSRRLVVPAKAKPLEAIEPLEAKTKAYVLCEKLSIELVESFLHVKRFEDFIEVVERHLCVKTH
- a CDS encoding rhodanese-like domain-containing protein, which produces MKLSSLLALSIAALLLIGCGGKVEPKAKYNYITAEETAKLMREDASKIVLIDIQEKKDFEEEHLKGALETYAYPVKTEDEKARLAALLPQIKPDQKVIIVCPRGGGGADRAYDFYLEKGLKKEQLLTLKDGQYGWPRDKIKDVLAVSK
- a CDS encoding TVP38/TMEM64 family protein, whose product is MLKPSKIAILLLCGVALTLFFICPQTRHYFFELIALFQSLDIETIKAYILSFGMLAPLISFLLMVFQAILAPLPAFLITFANAALFGWVYGAALSWFSAMVGALLCFYIAKFLGREVVEKLTSKMALESVDAFFERHGAYAIVIARLLPFISFDVVSYAAGLTSMRLSSFLIATGLGQLPATLVYSYAGEMLSGGAKTIVYGLLILFSVSILVYLIKRVYRGK
- a CDS encoding heterodisulfide reductase-related iron-sulfur binding cluster, encoding MLYGFTISPKKLLSKFTTELPTSDMAFACANCGLCAHMCPQDIDFGKVFTASKTTFADDKNVLKKYGYGAVIFHQKSSFSRLFSTTKKFTTGEYTHMAFMPGCALSSYSPSLVHSVFSYLRSKCSGIGIIQQCCGTPTRMMGDMAQFKTYHSQLERDLEKMGATTVVTACENCFMSLKTYAPHIKIVSLYSLLAQIGLPEAAKARHKNAPKMALHDPCPTRYEKEIHQDVRTLLAQMGQPFEEFKQNREKTLCCGSGGMLELTHSGLAHEQMRSRAHQTECESIVSYCQSCAESMSKGGKNGVHLLDLIFNPDFAMKQEAQGTLKKWYNRFRSRQKISALKDNA
- a CDS encoding TVP38/TMEM64 family protein, with product MFLFYKTGVLSYAQVESIKSFVLGFGIYAPLIFIILFTLAPLIFFPDGILALAGGLIFGFAWGSVYIIVGALCGGTLSFYLARLYGNKMREKLAHEKLINFQKSVQKHGFVMILLLRLVPLVPFNIISYSAGFSKIRYRDFLFATLLGMLPGVLVYANIGAQSLSFGSQEFYISVGLLVVLVMVSMVLKQRVKKRLEAYEK
- a CDS encoding DUF5714 domain-containing protein, whose protein sequence is MKSSWQRIVFEERPIYVHRHSADWFVPNAHADALLQSAEKSLAFEQLKHRISEPNPRHYTPKQTSKTALHEFWIHLTNRCNLSCTHCLFSSSPTEKDTLSLEEIILHVNEAYTLGCRLFIISGGEPLVHPELLALVELILALSDTEVVILTNGMLLEKLFTCKEFPTSRLHFQISLDGLPNEHDAIRGRGSFEKLERNIVWLQQAGYSFSLSVCLHPLNIQSLEAIIALASELQVGHLHFLWYFSRGRGENEGLIAHDTLFNALINAYEKAQNLGLVIDNFETLKTQIFAPKGTVHDGSSSGRSSIALGYDGHFYPSAAMVGENALLMEGKSIDEALESRVAKAIASHSITSLTSPLRFLLGGGDLDHSFSHAKTFMGDDPYEPLLEKLALWLIFQEAKRFEPLHVKPALCLEMGDILQSCGANEGVAHTHANCLLATGESESLRLVKAFYHDAALENKESILNPACYEEQYLEQIPAHLRFRGYGCGSPILDAKLKEGESMLDLGSGRGIECFIAAKLVGKSGRVVGVDMLESMLKIARSGAEEVAQSLGYSNLTFAKGYLEALPEEEGSFDVITSNCVLNLSSHKRKLFAEIFRVLKKGGRLVVSDVICDEEASALIRNDAKLSGECIGGALTQVHLLGLLRESGFENIALIKRFFYREVQGHTFYSLTFEAHKPSEQKQVEVIYKGVGESLALENGVVLFKGIKTHIDEALAKRLENELFLLDEKGNVTNQEGQSCCCATPPESKPSLLLSPKPTAKLSFSLTPPKQRHNCMVCSSELVYKATLEEATCYYCGSVSHQSVTCKEGHYVCDACHAKEALSVIEHICATSKERDMLKLFQQIREHPSIPKHGPEHHAMVPAIIVTAYKNSGGKVSESALKTAISRGSSIMGGACGFLGICGAASGVGIGFAILLESSPVAKKARSSAQKVTYAVLGKIAEYEAARCCHREVWTALNIASSLSETFLHVKLLAQMETKCDQKRFNQYCYGKECPIF
- a CDS encoding EamA family transporter, which gives rise to MRYLIVVTLIWAFSFSFIGEVLAGKIDSYFAVLVRVSIASLIFLPLTKFRGIATELKLKIMLIGSVQIGIMYLFFYQSFLFLTVHEVILFTIFTPMYVTLVYDALKAQFKPLYLVSTGVAVLGAYIIRYHDVTSQFITGFLMVQGANICFAIGQSAYKKVMESHQDISQRDVFGYFHFGALIVSLVAFGWFGNTEKLSPTFTQWGVLLWLGIVASGLGYFLWNKGACEVDAGVLGIMNNALVPAGLVMNLLIWGAPTNYTLLALGSGVIAFSLWLHHFFMKRYQTH